The Capsicum annuum cultivar UCD-10X-F1 chromosome 3, UCD10Xv1.1, whole genome shotgun sequence genomic sequence TGGAAGGGTCATTTTGtcatttatctattattttacattataatataaatataacatggtagGGTTTATTGTCTTAgtttatgcttgatattgaagaaCGCTACTCTTGTAAGAGAGAGCTCTCAAAACTAaaattagggcatagcataagggtggattctcttttgtgtTACAAAGCTTGAGATTTTGGTGCTTTGAGAGGTGGATGCCCCTCTTGTGttattgtaagagttaggtgtttgttgtatgaagtgttaaaggtccaagagtggaatatgctcttgggttgttaagactacatcaacccttgtctaactatctatctttgtttcttgtcctaatcttgtagtttgtgttgttgttgttcaagctgtttggttattgttgttgtaacattatttttcttcatttttattgtcataaTATAGTTTGGTTTGCTTCTggaaaataggtgttaaacacctcattACATGGTCTTCTTATTGTGTTattgaatccgagagaggtcaccAAAAAAGGGTCCATaattcttgaactagtggactgattttggtgtttgtgttgttatgTTCTTGGGGAGTTCTGTATCAGTGGGGGTCTGGGTATCCAAAAATCCTCCATCCGAAACACCACTATGCTGACCAGTCAGGCATAGAGACTATACAAGCATCCCAACAGTTTCTGGGCTAAAATCCTTAAAAACAAGTGTAATCCCAATGGCATGGCTTGCAAAACCACCAGTTCTAGAACTTGGAAAAACATCCTTTTAGGTTGGGAAATTTTTAAATCTGCTTTCTCTTGGAATATTCATAAGGGGGATGGAGGGAGTAAACTTTTGGACTGATAGGTGGATCCCCCACTGTGAACCTCTTCTATCTATTATTCATGCCCCTCTCTCCCAGTAATCCCAAGACACCAAACTTTCAGAGGTCTGGCAAAATGGTTCATGGAACCTCCAGAATCTTCCAATTAAAATCCCTGaggatattattcaaattttcaCTAACTCCTTAACGTCAAATCCCAGTGCAAAGTCTGATGAACTCATTTGGACCATCACCAAAAATGGTCTTTTCTTCAGTAAAAGTGCTTATAGTCATATTGCTAAGACCTCGGAGAACTGTCAATCCACCCTTTTTCGTTGGATCTAGAAGGCTCAAATCCCTCAAAAGTTCAAGTTCTTCCTTTGGCTCGGCCAACATAATAGACTTCCCAACAGCCTCAACCTTTCTAAGAGAGGTGTTAGTCAGAATGCAAACTATGCCATCTACAACACCATCAGGAAGACAACATCCATATCTTCTTTTAATGTCTCATCCTTAAGGATTTTTGGTCTCTTATTATCATCAAAATGAGCCACCCCAGCCACCTTACTATCATCAGCCTCATTCCCTCAAACTGGCACACTATCTAGAAAGCCCACCAAAACTTTAAATTCGATAGTCTTTTGGATTAGCAGGACATCATTTTCGTCAGTCTCTGGATAATCTGGAATACCagaaactctaataccttcaatAACAATAAGGACCCTCCTAACTTTAACCATGCTTACTCCCAAGCAATTGAGTATAAGCATCTTACAAGAAAGGAGGGCTCCCTTCGACAGAACCAAATTATCAACATCAAATGAAATCCTCCCACTAACCACGGTTTCAAGTTGAATACTGATTGTTCCTACCTTGGGAACCCGGGAAAGGGTGGAATAGGAGGTGTAGTTCGATCCAGTAATGGGGATGGGTGTTAGGTTTCAACAAAAGTTTCCATAAGGTCACCAATAATATGATGGAACTAATAGACCTCATTGAGGGTATTAAAATGGTTGAGCAAAATAACCTCCTCCCTAGAAGTTATAACTATGTTAACTAACGGCAACCTTTACTACGATGCCTTGATTTTGGATTGTAGGTCAAGACTAAAAAGGCTAGAGAACCCGAAAGTCAGCCACTGTTATAGAGAACAAAATGGAGTGGCGGATGCATTAGCGAAAGATGGAGCAAGGGCATGCAGATTTCATGAAACCACCTTTTTTGAAGTTCCACTGGTGTGTACAAAAGATGCAGTTCAGGCAGACATTTCCAGAACTTTTTTTGAGAGAACAATTAGTTTTAGCACTAATGACTCTAATTGGAAAAGCCGAAACTATTTCTTTTTGAACCCTTTCTAATCATCAGGATGTATGTAATTAACTTGTGATACTcgctccgtttaaaaaagaatggtctactttcctttttagtctatttaaaaaggaatgacccctttctttttttgacaatactttaatttcaactttccacatgatactcgctccgtttaaaaaaaaattatctactttactttttagtccatttaaaaaggaatgaccccttttcttttttgacaatactttaatttcaactttccacatggcatgtttaggaccacaatattaaagggcattttggtacatttgacacaactttaatttaagaccacaagattcaaaagtgttCTTTatattcttaaactttgtgtcaagtcaaagtaggtcattattttttaaatagagaGAGTACTATTTTTATTAATGCATTTCCTTTCtacccaaaaaaataataattaagaaataatcatattactatttttttttttggataaatgtGTCCAAGTCAAAATTTGATCATTTGAGTTCACACAGAACGTGTCGAAAACGTGTTAAAACGTGTCCATTTGGCAATTGTGTCACTATATATTCACCTGTCCTCCGTTTGCACCGCTCGACACTTTTCACTTTCCATTGCTCCATATGGCATCATCAGTAGCATCGCCCTCTTTCCTCATCGGTCCACCGTCCCTCCGCCATCAGCCGCCGTCCTCCACCACCGTCACCCCACCACCCACCTCCGATGCCGATCCCAAACCCGTCGTCTCTGATGAACGCCCCTCCAATCTCGATCTATCGAGCCTTCTTGCGAAGCTTCCGTTGCGCGGTTGGACGGAGAACAATTCCGCCACGTTCATATCTTCGGCGAACCCGTGCCTAGATTTCTTCTTTCACGTCGTCCCCGACACGTCCCCCGATGATCTGATCGGACGGTTGGAGTTAGCTTGGGCGCATGATCCGTTGACAGCGTTGAAGCTGATTTGCAATCTTCGGGGAGTAAGGGGTACAGGTAAGTCTGATAAAGAAGGGTTTTATGCAGCAGCGTTTTGGTTACATTATATTCACCCTAAAACCCTTGCTAATAATGTTCATGCAATTGCTGAATTCGGGTATTTTAAGGATTTTCTGGAAATTCTGTATCGAATTCTAGAAGGTCCTTTTGTGAGgaaagaggagaaagagaaaaGGGGAGTAGCGAGAAGTAGTCGTCGTGGTGGTGGTCGTGCTAGATTCAAGAAGGTTAGTAGGCCTAGTAGTGAGGAGaataaggagaagaaggagaaagtTAGGAGGAACTTGGAagaattgaaggaagaaattaaGGTAGAACAagagaaagctagggttttgagGAAGGAAAAAGAGGTGGAAAAGGCAAAAAAGGCCTTAGACAAGTATAATTCGGATGAGTATTATAGGTTTTTACATGACAAGATATCGGAATTTTTTGCTGAGTTATTGAGGGCTGATATTGAGAAGTTGAAGTTAGGAAAGAGTAATGAGATTAGTTTGGCTGCGAAATGGTGTCCAACGGTTGATTCATCGTACGATAAGGCTACTTTGATGTGTGAAAGCATCGCGAAAAGGATGTTTCCGAGAGAAAGTTATAGCGAGTATAATGGGGTTGAGGAGGTTCATTATGTTTACAGGGTGAGAGATAGGTTGAGAAAAGAGGTGCTCGTGCCTTTACGTAAGGCGTTAGAATTGCCGGAGGTGTATATGAGTGCTAATAAGTGGAATTCGTTGCCCTATAATAGGGTAGCGTCTGTGGCTATGAAGAACTATAAAGAACTCTTTTTGAAGCATGATCAAGAAAGGTTTAATGCATATCTTGAGGATGTGAAGTCTGGGAAGGCGAAAATTGCAGCTGGAGCTTTGTTGCCTCATGAGATTATTGGGGCGTTGAGTGATGAAGATAGTGGAGTAGTAGCTGAACTTCAATGGAAAAGAATGGTTGATGATCTTTGTAAGAAAGGAAAGTTAAGTGATTGTATCGCGGTATGTGATGTTTCTGGGAGTATGAGTGGGACACCGATGGAGGTCTCTGTGGCCCTTGGTGTCTTGGTTTCGGAATTGAGTGAGGAACCATGGAAGGGGAAATTGATCACATTCAGTGAGTCTCCTGAACTGCAGAAAGTTGAAGGTGATACTCTAAAAGAGAAGACCGAGTTTGTGAGAAATATGGATTGGGGTGGGAGCACAAACTTCCAGGGAGTGTTCGATAGGATTCTGGAAGTGGCAGTACAAGGAAATCTAAGTGAGGATCAAATGATCAAGAGGGTGTTTGTGTTCAGTGATATGGAATTCGATCAGGCATCAGAAAATGCATGGGAGACAGACTATCAGGCAATTCAACGAAAATTCGCAGAGAAAGGATACAAAAATGTGCCCGAGATCGTGTTTTGGAACCTTCGTGATTCAAGGTCGACTCCAGTTTTGGAAAAGCAGAGTGGTGTAGCACTTGTGAGTGGGTTTTCTAAGAATCTGTTGACCATGTTCTTGGAAGGTGGTGGAATTGTTGATCCTGTGCAGGTTATGGAGCTTGCTATTTCCGGTGAAGAGTACCAAAAgctagttgtttttgattaatgTGTGAGTTGCTCAAtacattttggttttagttttgaaacTATGTTGTCCAACTTTGTTACGTAATGTCTCTTAGATGAAAGAATTGTGTGTTACTAAAACGTCAACTGGTGACATTGAGCTTTGCGTTATGGATATGGAGTAAAGTTGGATAATCTTGTGTTTTGTGTTTCTTCATATCTTGTGTTTTATGCATTTTCTATTATGTTCCCTTTGAAATATGGTAGAATGAATCCCTTAAGCTTGCTTGCGTTCTTTCTTAGATGTATGTTCTGCATTGTAGTGCATTTCACCAAAAGGGTGAATTtgttttctttcatagttgttggcgCGGACTGATCCATACTCAATATTGCCAAGGAAATGAACACGGTTTCTTTACCTAGTTTTGTTCTAGGAGTACCCTTTCGCAACAGACTATCATTGCTACGGGTTTCTGGTTAATTCGTTTCTGATTCTGAAACAATTCTGTGAGATTATTGGTTCTTAAAATGCCTGAGTGGCGTTAAAGCAAGTCACAGAGTGTCAACTGATATTGAATATCCATTTCAATGAGATGAATTGTGAGGCTCTGGATATTAAGTATCAGTCTCCCGGTTCTATATTTGGGAATCTTGATATCAGTTAAtcttcttggggttatgtttgttAAAGTGAAAATGTGCAATGAAGCTAAATTATAAGTTGGCACTTTGGTATATTTTGTAAAATGGTAAAGAGTTGGTACTTCTGTCCAGTTGTGCTTTTCAGAAATTTCGAACCAGAGAACTTCAATAAAAGTCTGCCCATGATTCTTGAGAAGTTAAACCAGATGAACTAATTGCCGCACCATTTTCATATACAAGATCAAGTGCTGCAAGTCACATAGGTCCTGTAATAACGTAACAGCAAGATACCACAGAGGTATAGCGCTATATATAGCGTTCTGTAAATTGTAGCACTTGGTAAAATTCTTATCTTTGTTGATTTGGCGATTTCTTTGTCCATTTTGAGCCTTATTAGCTTGTCGTAAGCTTGATTAGCGCCGATAAGAACTGTTTATCAGGACTAGAAATATATGTTACAAGAACTCAGATGTGCATGTACACAAGTATTGAAATTTATCGTATAATTTGGTACATGGCTGAAACTTGAAAGGAATTGCTGGCTTGGAAGCCATAACCAATATTTGTCGTTTTCTTTCTGAGCGCAACTTACAGATATCAGAAGTGTAAGAAGTTTTTGTATTGTTACTGTAATTTGACCCTGCGCATAACAAAAATTTTACTGTTTTGTGTaatttaatcactttgaatttgaGGCCACATCTTTAAATGGTAGATCCGAACCATTTAAAAAGAGACACTGTTCAGAAGAGTGAAACGAATTGTTACATACTGCTCGACCATTTTCTCACGAAAATAAATGCCATAAATtagatttaataataatttctGTATAACTAAGAATGGGTATTATAGTACATTCACACAACTTTGTCAAAATATGCTAATTGTAATGTTCTTGAATATATATAATCCCCGCAAATTTTATCTGTATCTTATTTACATTTACCGCAGTATTAACAGCTAATGTGATCGCACTATAACAGCTtgtataaaaggaaaaataaaatgcaTGAAGATGGACACACAAATGTAGAGGAGCTCATATTATTTCTCATTAATAGATAGAAATTAAGCCACATCTATCACaatttcaacaaatttttttcttacattcAATCATACACTACAAGTTTTTCATACTCTTCACCAGAAATAGCTTGCATCATCACACTTTCAGGACTCAAAACTCCACCTTCCTCCAAGAAAAGTCACAAGATTCTTTGAAAATCCACTAACAAGTGCCACTCCTTGTTGATTACTAGGTACTGGTGTTGCCTCTGAATTCCTCAAATCCCAAAACACAATTTCAGGTACCTTATTATAAccttttttcttaaacttctttTGTATCACTTGATAATCTGTCTCCCATGGAGTTCTTGATGCCTGATCAAACTCCATGTCACTAAATACAAACAATCTCTTTATCATTTGTTCTTCACTCAATTTCCCCTTCACAGCAACttcaagtattttatcaaatattacaACCCACTCCATTCTCCGAATGAAATTAGTCTTCTCCGATAAATTTTTACCTTTCACCACATGAAATTCTGGATCCGCGCTAAATGTAATTAGCTTACCTTTCCAAGGTTCATCACTAAGTTCAGAAATAAGCAACCCCAGAGCCACAGAAACTTCCATTCGTGTCCCATCCATGCTACCTGATACATCACAAATCGCCATACAATTCGTTAACTTGCCCTTTTTGGCTAAGTCACTAACCATTCTTTCCCATTGAACTTCTGCCACTGCTGTCCCTGTGGGATCATTCAATGATGCAATTGTCTCATGTGGAAGAAGAGCACCAGCAGCTATCGTCGTTTTCCCTTCTTTCACATCACTAACATACTGCTCGAATCTTTCTTTATCGTTCTTGTAAAACAGTTTCCTGTACAATGTCATCACGACTGAGGGAACGTGTTTATAAGGAAGTTCACCCCATTTGTTTGCACATATATACACTTCAGGAATATCCAGTGCCTTGTGCAATGGCACCAGAACTTCCTTCCTCAATCGATCCCTCACACGATAAGCATAATGCGCGTCCTCAACATCCTCGTACTCAACATACTCCTCGCGTGGGAATACTTTCCTTGCAACACTTTCACACATTAACAACGACTTATCATAGGACGAATCAAGAGAGGGACACCACTTAGCCGCGAGGCTAATATCGTAAAATTTCCCCTCATTATACAACTTCATGTCATCCCTCAATGCATCACCAAAAAAACTAGATACATTATCATACAAAAACTGAAAATCACTATCTTGATCATATCTACTAAACAATTTCTTTGCTTTATCAGCAATTTTCTCACTCTCACAAGTCaggattttttctttcattcttctgtttaaattattaaattaaattaataaacaaaCACTGATTGCTATCATTCTCTTTTCTAAACATTTCTTACGTTTCAGTTCATCTAGGTAATAAAGGGCCGTTTTGTTTTACAACAACACCAAATTTAGCTAATATTGCAAAATCTATAATGGAGAACCCATCAGTTAGTTCAAACATCCACCACAACAAAGCTAAAGGTACCTGAACTTGCTTTATGAGAAAATCACTATTATTCAGTTCGTCGGCTAATGACGCTAAAGTTGAAATCTCTTTGGCTTaaaattctttttgtttttctgtaTTTCAAATTTCTGTTAACTAATGGTTCTTTTCCAGATTAACTTTAATTCTAACAACAGCCAAGGtataaaattcttgaaaaattattcaGTTTGTCGGCTAATGATGCTAAATTTGGAATCTCTTTGacttaaaattctttttttcctGTAATACAAATTTCTGTTAAATAATGACTCTCTTTCAGATTCATTTCAATTATAACAACAGCGAAGGTATAAAATTCTTTTATGTTTGGAGTCATTGTTGTttgatttcatgggttttaatatttaatttctttccaCCTTCTTGCATCAAATTTTGGCGGTTTTACATGAGGAACATCACCACCTTAATTCGACTGGATAATGTCTCAGGTGAGTATAAGATTAGTATTAATTATATATGGATGCACGccttatatttgatttatttcctATAAGATGTTtcaatctttttccttttttgattttttcttttacattgtttgatttgatttcCTTCCCTAATTTCAAGTTGGTAAAGAAACATTTTTTTATTGTCGAAACTTATAATAGGATAGCAAGGCAATAACATGTTCTTCACAGGATAAAGTAAGGCGTAAAAGTCATACAAGCGCAACGTGTACTGATCTGCATAGCATGTTGATATCCTTACTTATGGAGAACCAGTCTAAGGGTATTAGTCTTAAGGTAAGCGTCTGAATTGAAATTAGACCTTTCTTAATTTAGCTAGCATTGTAGTGTAAGAGGTGGGGTGTAAGTTCAGAGCAAAGATGTCCTTTTCCTTTTGGTGTATTGCTCTTTTCTTGACATAAAGTACTTGGTAAATTCTAAAGTATATCTCTATGCTGCATCAGATTCCTCTTTTCCCCCTTTTAATATCTCGTGGGTTCTTAGGCAGTAGAGAAAgttgttggagacatgttctcGAACTCAGCCAAGCATATTGGGCCCATTATGAAAAAGATAAATAGTACATGTTGTTGCTATAATTCTGTTAAGTGTCAATAACACAATAGTTATAACACTCCGAACATTGATTTCTGGTGGCAGATTGCTATATATCAAGCTCCAGGAAGATATTTCTTCAAACCGGAAGTAGATGCTGAAAGGTTTCTGAAACCTTCCCCTGAAAGTGAAAGGTACAAAAGTTTTTTTAGGctgtttgttgttttgtttttgtcttttctaTTTGAATTCAAATTGTATCTGTCAAGGAGAGATAAATCTGATCTGCATTTAGTACAAATAGTCATATTGAAGTCTCCCTAAGTACACCTGTAGGAGCAAAGAAACTTTCGATCGGAGAAAAACATAGAAGACGTTTGTGATACTATTAGGCAAAAAAACATgacatttttccttcattttgagCTGGGTATGATGCTAACATACATAGATCATATTTGTACGTATTTTCTTGGCACATTCCCCCCTTGTGGAGGGTGGGGGAGAATATTTATGATTAAGATATTCGTTTGGACTTCTATATCTGTTTCATTTGATGATATTCAGTATTGTGGTGATGAACTATTTTCCCTGAGAGAACAAGATCTCCTTCCACAGTAAAAAGAACAATATATGCATGCTTTCTTCATTAAGAAAAGATCCATGCATGTGTAtgaattggtttgatttttcaCTCAATTTCTTTTGCTTTAGTCTGTTAATTGAATTCTTTAATATGTTTCGTGTATCACTCTGTGACTATTTATAGGTGCTGCAGACATTAACTTGAAATTCTTATGTATCTCTTCCATGTTGGTGCTGTTGGGGCCACACCACTAGCTTATTATGTCCTTAATAGGAGAATCATTTTTCTGAAAAAGATTTGTGCTTTGATTGAAATGATCGGTTCTGTGTTTACTGAAAATTTCTTTGCGCTGACGTTTGTTGCTCCTAACTATTCTCCTAAAGATCATGGTCAGCCGTCCTCTACCCTTGAAAAATTTAACCAACTAGCAGTGATTGGCCGTCATCTGCAACTAGTCTTACCTGCAAAAGCTGATAGCAGTGAGTTGGAAAAGAAGGCAGTGAGCAATTCTAGAGCTCAAGAAGCGTCTGATGCCAATGAAAAAATTGATATCCTCCATACTTAGCGATCGTGATAGTGAGAGCAGTGATAGTGAAAGTCAAAGTAGAAGCCGAAGTAAAATTGTGGCCAGTGAAAGTAGTCTTTAAGTGAGCTTCATATGAGTGGTGTTTCAAAAGGACAGTtaccaaattaaaattaaaaaaagtcatGTCATGTCATTGAAAATATCAACTTGCATCTTTTAAGATGAtatacttattttcctttttgTAGGACTTGTCTACGCTACAAGTTGTTGTAGTATCATATATGGAAGATAAGAAAAGTATAAGATTGTGTATGCCCCAACTGGAAGCTATAGATGACATGATATTCACATGTGTTATTGCAGTTGAACTTATGAACTTATagcttgtttggatggtggtttcccatggtatggtatggtatggttaccaTGGGAACCATGTTTGTTTCCATGGTATCCTAAAAATGATAGTATGGTTTGGTACTATTTCATGGTTTGGGAACCATGGAATCCCTCATTTTTCtgaaccaccaatttggtggtatGCCATGGTTTCCctctttttctttcaattatgCCCCTATATAATTTTGCTTAATCCTATTTTATCCTCCACCcttttttcttattctcttttCTGCTCTTTGCAGTAATCTCCCAGCagcttcaacaacaacaaaggCAAGGCTTCTGCTAAAAGcccaacaaaagaaaaataatggcgAGGCTTTTCTTTGCAGTAAgaccaagaaaagaaaaactttgGTCCTTCCGATAATTCTGCTAAAAAGTGATCTAAGAGGCTTCGaatttcagttcaaacttgaaaGGGTACCGATGGTAAAGTTTACAAGAACAAGAAAGGAATAGTCAATTTTAGAAACAATcaaataagggtattttagtaaatttacctgTTACCATACAataccataccatcaaaccaaacaaaaaactattattaaaccACATTGAACGATACAGTCAATCCAAACATGGTATTGTACCATACTACACTgtactataccataccatactgtaccatacattatgaaatcatggcaaaccaccatccaaacaagctgTTAAACAATCAAGTAAGTTTCTGAATAAGGGAACATTACAGATTCTATAATGTATAACATTTCATTTGTGTTCAAGTGGTAGATACTAGAAGCCTGGACAGGATAGAAATGATCCGTATGGAAACTATAAAGGATAGGCCAGTCATTATTGCGTTGCTTTTTTGTAGGAAAACTTTAATGAAAACTGCATCTGGTATTGTTCGGAAGTTTTGTCTCTGTAGCATCTACTTAAACACCAAGGTAAagaattcatggattttattttctttacatttgatATCTAAGTCATTAGAAATGTGTATGCAAacaatcttttttaatttattttgcagCAGAATACGAAAAGATAGTAACGAAGTATTTTATAGTTCGACAATCAATTGGTCATTAAGCTAAACACCTCAATATCTTAGCGTATAATCTTCATGTGCAACTGAAAAATAGTACAAATAAAGTTGTTAAAACCTTCTAGGGATTGGCTTAATTaaaatgtattggagaccattgATTGTTTTCTTTTCACATATCGTTAGTTATGAGTAGAAAAACTGAATCATGTAACTTGATGTAATTTGGTAGGATACAACCAAAATCAAAGAGATTGAGAACAAAATAgtataagaaaaatgaaaaatttattaatgTGAACAACACACTTCTGGTCATATGAGGAGTGACGCGACCCTCTctataactaaaatatatatttttcttttttctctatttttcttttgatatatacAAAAGATTAAATCTCAAATGATTAGAGCTACACCTCCTTCTCTTCGTCTTCTTTCTATCATCTCTCTTCCCTAACACTAGATTTTACGCACCATAGTTTCAAATTCCTGCATATTCTCTTTCATCGAAGGTTCTATCGCCattgatatttcatatttggtGTTGCTCAGGAAATATACAGAATTAAAAGTAATGTAATTTTCTTGGCGTTGGCTTTCTCCTCCTCTTGTGCGTTTTGTTAAGCAAGATCTTCAAAATGGAGAAACATAGAAAAAGTTGTCTGCAATCATGTTGATCTATCAATATCTTCTCTCCGgtgataaatttttttcaaattcatttcCCAACACAGATAATAAGGATGGAGTGCCCCAGGAAGTACAAGGTAAGTGGCATTGTTCAGCGACCATTGATGTAAACATTGGGGCAAATCCATCTGCTACATATATAGGTGAAGATCAAGGTATTGAGGATTCAACCAACAAGATTGTCTATATTATTGACTCTTTAAATATTCAGGAGCAACTTTCTTTTGAAATAAGAAGTTTATTGGGTATTAAGAAATACATTCAGAATTCAGCAACCAAGTTCGATTGTAAGAAGCAAGAAATTTCAAAGAACATTGAATAAACAATCAAGTTTCTTTTGTGAAAGCATAGTGATCTTCTAT encodes the following:
- the LOC124897009 gene encoding uncharacterized protein LOC124897009 — protein: MLISLLMENQSKGISLKIAIYQAPGRYFFKPEVDAERFLKPSPESESNLPAASTTTKARLLLKAQQKKNNGEAFLCSKTKKRKTLVLPIILLKSDLRGFEFQFKLERVPMVKFTRTRKE
- the LOC107864601 gene encoding uncharacterized protein LOC107864601, which produces MASSVASPSFLIGPPSLRHQPPSSTTVTPPPTSDADPKPVVSDERPSNLDLSSLLAKLPLRGWTENNSATFISSANPCLDFFFHVVPDTSPDDLIGRLELAWAHDPLTALKLICNLRGVRGTGKSDKEGFYAAAFWLHYIHPKTLANNVHAIAEFGYFKDFLEILYRILEGPFVRKEEKEKRGVARSSRRGGGRARFKKVSRPSSEENKEKKEKVRRNLEELKEEIKVEQEKARVLRKEKEVEKAKKALDKYNSDEYYRFLHDKISEFFAELLRADIEKLKLGKSNEISLAAKWCPTVDSSYDKATLMCESIAKRMFPRESYSEYNGVEEVHYVYRVRDRLRKEVLVPLRKALELPEVYMSANKWNSLPYNRVASVAMKNYKELFLKHDQERFNAYLEDVKSGKAKIAAGALLPHEIIGALSDEDSGVVAELQWKRMVDDLCKKGKLSDCIAVCDVSGSMSGTPMEVSVALGVLVSELSEEPWKGKLITFSESPELQKVEGDTLKEKTEFVRNMDWGGSTNFQGVFDRILEVAVQGNLSEDQMIKRVFVFSDMEFDQASENAWETDYQAIQRKFAEKGYKNVPEIVFWNLRDSRSTPVLEKQSGVALVSGFSKNLLTMFLEGGGIVDPVQVMELAISGEEYQKLVVFD